The genomic region GTCTTAGGGAGGAAACTTCCAGAAAGGCAACGCAGCTGCCGCGGCGTTACCAGGTTCCAGTATGAAGCATGGGACGCCGACTGGAAGAAAAATTTTGTGCAGTGCGGCAGAACTCAGCACAAGATGCCGCGGGTGCGGCAGGCTGGCCACACCCCCTGCCTCCATGGCCTCAGGCGGCGCCCCGGCCCCCCGCCACCACCCGCCATTTCGCCCTGGAGAGTTCCGCCGCGGTGCGCAGCAGGATCTCGCGTGTCGGCTCGTCGGGTGCGATCCTGGCCAGCTTGCGCAACCCCGTGGCGGAAATGACCAGGCCCAGCCGGGCGTCCACGCATCGCTCTTGTGCGGTGACGCCGGCGACGTCGCACAGCAGCTTCAGGGATGGCGGTTTCATGGCCGGTCCCTCCCCACGGCGTTGGCCTGGCCGGACGGGGGCGTGGCCTGAAAGGCGGTGGGCCGCGGCGCAACGGGAGAAAGTGCCCCCCCGGCCGCCGCGATCCGTCGTGTCGCGGCCTTTGCCGCAGCATCATTGTCGTCCAGCTTCAGGGGGAGCCTGTGGCCGGCCATGCACGGATTCTCCGTAACGTTGTTCGGCAGTGTCTTCTGGTCACGTGAGCGTGGCCATGACGGCGGCCCTCAATAGAGAAAAATATCCACGTTCCCAATATAACCATGTCAGTCGGCGAAGATTTCGCGGCCGTTGTGTTATTGGTGCAACAGTTCATTGATAACTGTTATGTCTTTGCTCTTGTCTTGGCTTTTTCGTTCGTTGCACTTGCCTGGAATGGGAACGAACGCCACGCTGGAGGCGGCGTGGCGAAGCCGCGGGCATGGGGCGGCCCGCGCCGGGAACATCGATCCGACGTTGATTTTCTGATGATGCAATGTCTGCTTGAGATATTATAAAGGATCCCGAGGCGCACAATGACCATAAATGCGAGAAAAATACAAATCATAAAGGATAATATATATCAATGATTGCAGCGTTGCACATTAACGGATTCGCTGCGGGTGGATCGGGCACTGCTTCCGACGGACCGGTTGTTGTTCTGTCAGAAATTATTCTGACATCCTTGGGCCGGGCTGGCTGATGTGAGTGTGGTGGTGCCGGGGGATCGTTGCCCTGCGGTTTCCGGCGGCTCCGCCGGGCCTCGCACGCCGATGCCCGGCTGCATCCGGCCCGGCCCGGCGCGGCGGGGGGCGCTGCGATGAAGGGGAAGGCGATGAATGTGATCAGGCTGGCCGTGGCGGTGGTGGCTGGCATGGCGTGGGGTGGGGCTGTCCTGCCGGCCGGCGCGGTTTCCCCCGCTGTCATCGATATCGCCAGCACCTTCCCCGGCAGCATGCCGATCCTGGGGGATGCTGCCCATGGCCTGGCCCGGCGGGTCGCGCAGGTCTCCGGGGGCGAGCTGGCGCTGGCCTTCCACGAGCCGGGCGAGCTGGTACCGGCCGCGGACACGGTGCGGCGGGTGGCCGACGGCACCATTCCGGCGGCCTGGGCCGGGGCGGGCTGGTTCGCGCCCGGGGACAGTGCCTATCACATGTTTTCCTCGGTGCCCTTCGGCCCGGGCATCGGCGAGTACCTGGCCTGGCTGTATCACGGTGGCGGGCTGGAGCTCGCGCGCGAGATGTTCCATCGCGAGGGCGTGCACAACATCCCCTGCATCCTGATTCCGCCGGAAGCGTCGGGATGGTTCCGCAAGGAGATCTCGACGGTCGCCGACCTGCGGGGCCTGCGCATGCGGTTCTTCGGCCTGGGCGCGCGGGTGATGGAGAAGCTCGGGGCCACGACCTATCAGTTGCCGCCGGGCGAGATCCTGCCGGCGATGCAGCAGGACCGGATCGATGCGGCCGAGTTCTCGCTGCCCTCGCTCGACCAGCCGCTGCAGCTCTACACCGCGGCCCGCTTCTATTATTTCCCCGGCTGGCACCAGCAGGCGACGTTCTTCGACCTCTATGTCAACAAGTCCCTCTGGGAGCGGTTGCCCTTGCGCCACCAGGCGCTGCTGGAAACGGCCTGCGGCGAGGCGATGCGCGATTCCATTGCCGCGGGCGAGGCGGCGCAGTGGCAGGCGATGAAGGAGATGCAGGCCGAGGGGGTCAGGCTGAAGCGTTGGCCGCCGGCGATCCTGGTTGCCTTCGAGAAGGCCTGGAACGAGGTGGTCACCGAGGAATCGGCAAAGAACCCGAATTTCGCCCGCGTCTACGCCTCCTATGCCGAATTCCGTGCCAACTACGCGATCTGGAAGCATTTCAGCAACATGCAGTAGGCGGCGCCGGTGGTCGTGTCTCGGTCATGAGCCTGCCTGAATGGGATCCAAGGGCTTTGCCCTTGGCCAGGTTCAGGGGCGGAGCCTCTGGTGGGGTTCGGGGCAACGCCCCGACGCGCCGATGACGCATCCCCGCCGGTCCCCGCAACGCGTCAGCATCAGCTTCAAGCTGATGGCGGCGTTCGGCCTGGCGTTGTCGCTGATCGTCGGCATGGGGGTCTTCGGCCTGGCGCAGTTGCACAAGGTGAATCGCTTCGCCAATGCGATCCGCACCGTGCAGTTGCCGCAGATCGAGACGCTGGAGCAGATCAGGCGCTGGACCTCCGAGCATCGGCTGCTGGCCACGCGGCAGGTACAGACCACGGAGTTCCGCCAGCTCGCGGAGATCGCCACCGAGATCGAGGCGAGCCAGAAGCTGATCGCCGCGGCCGAGGCGAAATACCTGGCCTCGGCGCCGACGCCGCAGGAGCGGGCGCTGTTTTCCATCTTCCGGCGGCTGTGGGAGGCGTATGGCCAGGCGTTGGCCTCGGTGCAGGCCCGGCTGGAGAATGGCGAGCTGGCGGCGGCCAGCGCGGAATTCGACAGGGCGGTGCTGGGCACGTTCGAGAATGCCGCGCGCCGGCTGGAAGACCTGATCGGCATCACCAAGGAAGCGGCGCGGCAGGCGGCGGAGGATGCCGCCGCGGTCTATCGCTGGGCGATCCTGCTCACGCTTGGCTGCATCGTCGCCGCCACCGTGCTGACCTCCATCGTCATCCTGTGGATTTCCAGCGATGTCAGCATGCCGCTGCTGCGCATCGCCGAGGCGATGCGCCGGCTGGCCGAGGGGCAGGACGACGTGCCGCTCGATGACCGGCCGCAGCGCCAGGACGAGATCGGCGTGCTGATGGAGGCGGTCGCCGGCTACCGCGACGCGCTGGCGAGCAGCCGGCGCTTCTCGGCCGAGGCGCGGCTGGAGCACCATCGCCTGCAGGCGGCGATCAGCAACATGCCGCTCGGGCTGTCGATGTTCGATGCCGGGGAGCGGCTGATCATCTGCAACGAGGCCTATGCCGCCCTCTACGGCCTGCCGGCGTCGCTGACGCGGCCCGGCACGACGCTGGAGGCGATCCTGCGCCAGGTCAACCGCACCCTGCTGGACGCCGAGGCGTCGGAGGCGGGCGTGCAGGAGGTCCTGGAACGCTACCGCGCCGAGCTGCGGCAGGGCGTCACGCGGTATCATGGGCGCCATCTGCGGGAGATGTCGGACGGGCGCACCATCAGCGTCATCCTGCACGTGATGGCGGGGGGCGGCTGGGTGGCGGTGCATGAGGACGTGACCGAGCGGCACAGTGCCGAGCGGCGTATCCGCCACATGGCGCGCCACGACGCCCTGACCGACCTGCCCAACCGGGTGCTGTTCCGCGAGCGGATCACCGAGGCGCTGGCGGCGGGGGGAGAGGGGGAGCGGGTGGCGGTGCTCTGCCTCGACCTCGATCATTTCAAGGACGTCAACGACACGCTCGGCCATCCGGTGGGGGACCGGCTGCTGCAGGCGGTGGCGGCGCGGCTGCGCGAGTGCGTGCGCATGACCGACACCGTCGCCCGGCTCGGCGGCGACGAGTTCGCGATCATCCAGCGCGGCGCGCCGCAGCAGCCGCAGGCGGCCGCCGCGCTGGCAGTGCGGCTGATCGAGACGATTGGCGCCCCCTACCAGATCGACGGGCACCGGTTGGTGATCGGCACCAGCGTCGGCATCGCCGTTGCCCCGGAGGGATCAACGGAGCCGGACGAGATCCTGAAGAACAGCGACATGGCGCTGTATGCGGCGAAGGCAGGCGGCCGCAGCAATTTCTGCCATTTCGACCCGGAGATGGAGCAGCGCCTGCAGTCGCGCCGCCGGCTGGAGACCGATCTGCGCCAGGCGGTCGAGACCGGCGCCTTCGAGATGCGCTACCAGCCGGTGGTGGATGTCACCCGCAACCGCGTCACCGGCTTCGAGGCGCTGCTGCGCTGGCGCCATCCCGAGCGTGGGCTGCTGCCGCCATCGGAGTTCCTGCAGGTCGCCGAGGAGATCGGCGCCATCGTGCCGATCGGGATGTGGGTGCTGCAGCACGCCTGCCACGACGCGGCGCTGTGGCCGGACGGGGTGAAGGTCGCCGTGAACATCTCGCCCCGCCAGTTTCGCGGGCAGGATCTGCGGGAAGTGGTGGCCGGGGCGCTGTGGGCCGCCGGCCTGCCGCCGCAGCGGCTGGAGCTGGAGATCACCGAGACCGCGCTGCTCGCCGACAGTGACGCCACCTTCGACCTGCTGCACCGGCTGCGCGCCAGCGGCGTCGGCATCGCCATGGACGATTTCGGCACCGGCTATTCCAGCCTGAGTCATGTGCGCCGCTTTCCCTTCGACCGCATCAAGCTCGACCGTTCCTTCGTCGCCAGCATGGACAGCGATGCCGGCTCGCTCGCGGTGATCCGCGCCGTCGCCGGGCTTGGCGCCAATCTCGGCATGGCCATCACGGCGGAGGGGGTGGAGACGGAAGGGCAGGTCGAGCGGCTGCGGGCCGAGGGATATCACGAGCTGCAGGGCTATTATTTCGGGCGGCCATCCCCCGCCGAGGCGGTGCCCGGGATCATCCTCCGCCCCCAGGGGGCGCGGGCGGCGGCCTGATGCCGCTCATAACTGCCTGCGGCGGCAACAAGCGAACCGTCGACATCCACGCCGTGGTGAACGGGGTGATGTACGTGCTGAGCACCGGCTGCCAGTGGGCGGTGCTGCCGAAGGACCTGCCACCGCGCAGCATGGCTGGTGGGACACCACCCCGGAACCCGACAAAAGCCGCCTTGTGGGCAGACCCGATGAAGCAGGAACCAGCCCGGCGAAACCTGGGAACCTCGGGGCTTCACCTCCGAGAGGATGTCAGGGTGCCGTGGCCGGCAGCCGCGCTCAGCGTGGCGCCGGTGGTTCCGCGCGCCTGGCGGTGGCGACGATCACCCGCAGCGTCGCGATCAGCAGCGTCGTGCCAAGGGATGCCGGGAAAATTCCCCGCAGGCCGCCTTGCAGGGTCTCCGAAATCGTCAACGCCTCGTTGCGTTCACAGATCATGAGAATGGGCCGCTTGGGGAAATGCGCGGCAACCCGTTGCAGATCCGCCTCCAGATCGACCGTGGCGGCGCACCGGTGCATGGCATAGAAAAGGACGATATCGAGCGCCGCGCGCTCCTGTGCTGCTTCGCCGCAGTCCGCGACACTGTGGATTTCGAAGTCAGGCGCGCTGGACATCAGAAGCTGTGCGAGGCAATCACGCCTCAACCTGACCGGGTCGATCAGCAGCGCGCAGATTCGGCGGGACGGCCC from Rhodovastum atsumiense harbors:
- a CDS encoding EAL domain-containing protein; the protein is MTHPRRSPQRVSISFKLMAAFGLALSLIVGMGVFGLAQLHKVNRFANAIRTVQLPQIETLEQIRRWTSEHRLLATRQVQTTEFRQLAEIATEIEASQKLIAAAEAKYLASAPTPQERALFSIFRRLWEAYGQALASVQARLENGELAAASAEFDRAVLGTFENAARRLEDLIGITKEAARQAAEDAAAVYRWAILLTLGCIVAATVLTSIVILWISSDVSMPLLRIAEAMRRLAEGQDDVPLDDRPQRQDEIGVLMEAVAGYRDALASSRRFSAEARLEHHRLQAAISNMPLGLSMFDAGERLIICNEAYAALYGLPASLTRPGTTLEAILRQVNRTLLDAEASEAGVQEVLERYRAELRQGVTRYHGRHLREMSDGRTISVILHVMAGGGWVAVHEDVTERHSAERRIRHMARHDALTDLPNRVLFRERITEALAAGGEGERVAVLCLDLDHFKDVNDTLGHPVGDRLLQAVAARLRECVRMTDTVARLGGDEFAIIQRGAPQQPQAAAALAVRLIETIGAPYQIDGHRLVIGTSVGIAVAPEGSTEPDEILKNSDMALYAAKAGGRSNFCHFDPEMEQRLQSRRRLETDLRQAVETGAFEMRYQPVVDVTRNRVTGFEALLRWRHPERGLLPPSEFLQVAEEIGAIVPIGMWVLQHACHDAALWPDGVKVAVNISPRQFRGQDLREVVAGALWAAGLPPQRLELEITETALLADSDATFDLLHRLRASGVGIAMDDFGTGYSSLSHVRRFPFDRIKLDRSFVASMDSDAGSLAVIRAVAGLGANLGMAITAEGVETEGQVERLRAEGYHELQGYYFGRPSPAEAVPGIILRPQGARAAA
- a CDS encoding response regulator transcription factor; translation: MKGSDRQPFFHAGPSRRICALLIDPVRLRRDCLAQLLMSSAPDFEIHSVADCGEAAQERAALDIVLFYAMHRCAATVDLEADLQRVAAHFPKRPILMICERNEALTISETLQGGLRGIFPASLGTTLLIATLRVIVATARRAEPPAPR
- a CDS encoding TRAP transporter substrate-binding protein produces the protein MNVIRLAVAVVAGMAWGGAVLPAGAVSPAVIDIASTFPGSMPILGDAAHGLARRVAQVSGGELALAFHEPGELVPAADTVRRVADGTIPAAWAGAGWFAPGDSAYHMFSSVPFGPGIGEYLAWLYHGGGLELAREMFHREGVHNIPCILIPPEASGWFRKEISTVADLRGLRMRFFGLGARVMEKLGATTYQLPPGEILPAMQQDRIDAAEFSLPSLDQPLQLYTAARFYYFPGWHQQATFFDLYVNKSLWERLPLRHQALLETACGEAMRDSIAAGEAAQWQAMKEMQAEGVRLKRWPPAILVAFEKAWNEVVTEESAKNPNFARVYASYAEFRANYAIWKHFSNMQ
- a CDS encoding ferritin family protein, with the protein product MKPPSLKLLCDVAGVTAQERCVDARLGLVISATGLRKLARIAPDEPTREILLRTAAELSRAKWRVVAGGRGAA